A window of the Acidobacteriota bacterium genome harbors these coding sequences:
- a CDS encoding DUF1080 domain-containing protein: MKRFWIPFLLVWFLWPQSAQPEENPAWIALFNGRDLSGWQEHGQEKWTVEDGEILGEALTQKYGYLATTRTYKNFELRAKFKGEGTGNSGIFYHSTLQGVDIKGVQVEVDPNPGMHTGGLYESGGRGWLVKPGPAGEAALKPGEWNDISFSVLGNRVVTFLNGVRAVDYKDPAPRYFDGVIALQLHSGGEGKMRFKDLYIREIE, from the coding sequence ATGAAACGATTCTGGATTCCCTTTCTGCTGGTGTGGTTCCTGTGGCCTCAAAGCGCGCAGCCCGAAGAGAACCCTGCCTGGATTGCCCTCTTCAACGGCCGGGACCTGAGTGGCTGGCAGGAGCACGGCCAGGAGAAATGGACCGTCGAAGACGGCGAGATCCTGGGAGAAGCCCTGACCCAGAAATACGGTTATCTGGCCACAACCAGGACCTACAAGAACTTTGAGCTCAGAGCCAAATTCAAGGGTGAAGGAACCGGCAACAGCGGCATCTTCTACCATTCGACCCTGCAGGGAGTCGACATCAAGGGGGTTCAGGTGGAGGTGGACCCCAACCCGGGCATGCACACCGGAGGACTCTACGAGAGCGGCGGCCGGGGATGGCTGGTCAAGCCCGGCCCAGCCGGAGAGGCGGCCCTGAAACCGGGAGAGTGGAACGATATTTCCTTTTCGGTGTTGGGCAATCGGGTGGTGACCTTTCTCAACGGTGTGCGGGCCGTGGACTACAAGGATCCTGCCCCCCGCTATTTCGACGGAGTCATCGCACTGCAGCTCCACAGCGGCGGCGAAGGCAAAATGCGCTTCAAGGACCTCTACATCCGGGAGATCGAATAG
- a CDS encoding electron transfer flavoprotein subunit beta/FixA family protein: MRILTCLKQVPERDSRYKLNQDGSRVLEEDLVFETNESDLYALEEALRLKEQLGGEVAALSLGPDRVSKVLRNALAMGADRAIHLKGEAFEGGDAWGTAQAIAAAVAPEDYDLVLTGVQSEDMAFAQTGVVLSQILGWTCATIVLEIAYEGQTGTIQVKRELESNVFERVELPLPAVLTIQSGSHPIRYATLRGIMQAKKKEYRVLTVSDLGLAAETVGEVAAKVTHHRLLAPERKKQTVMIEGGAEEAARTLVDKLVNEIGVI; the protein is encoded by the coding sequence ATGCGAATCCTGACTTGCCTCAAACAGGTTCCCGAACGGGACTCCCGCTACAAGCTGAACCAGGACGGCTCCAGGGTCCTGGAGGAGGACCTGGTCTTCGAAACCAACGAGAGCGACCTCTACGCCCTGGAGGAAGCCCTCCGTTTGAAAGAGCAATTGGGAGGTGAAGTGGCGGCGCTTTCCCTGGGGCCCGACCGTGTCTCCAAGGTCCTGCGCAACGCCCTGGCCATGGGAGCCGACAGGGCCATCCACCTGAAGGGGGAGGCATTCGAAGGTGGGGATGCCTGGGGTACGGCCCAGGCCATCGCCGCTGCCGTCGCCCCGGAGGACTATGACCTGGTGCTCACCGGCGTGCAGTCGGAGGACATGGCTTTCGCTCAGACGGGCGTCGTCCTGTCTCAGATCCTGGGATGGACCTGCGCCACCATCGTGTTGGAGATCGCCTACGAGGGCCAGACCGGCACGATTCAGGTGAAACGGGAACTGGAGAGCAATGTCTTCGAGCGCGTCGAGCTTCCGCTACCCGCGGTCCTGACCATTCAGTCGGGAAGTCACCCGATCCGCTATGCCACCCTGAGAGGGATCATGCAAGCCAAGAAAAAGGAGTACCGTGTGCTGACGGTCTCGGACCTGGGACTCGCCGCGGAGACTGTGGGCGAGGTGGCCGCCAAGGTCACGCACCACCGATTGCTGGCGCCCGAAAGGAAAAAACAGACGGTGATGATCGAGGGCGGAGCTGAAGAGGCGGCCCGGACGCTGGTGGACAAGCTGGTCAACGAAATCGGAGTGATTTAG